One Benincasa hispida cultivar B227 chromosome 5, ASM972705v1, whole genome shotgun sequence genomic window carries:
- the LOC120077153 gene encoding actin-related protein 2/3 complex subunit 1A-like encodes MTAIAVHQFAECITCHAWSPDHSMVAFCPNNNEVHIYKSLQDNWERVHVLQKHDQLISGIDWSVRSNRIVTASHDRNSYVWNLEGSEWVPTLVILRLNRAALCVQWSPKENKFAVGSGAKTVCICYYEQENNWWVSKLIRKRHDSSVTNVAWHPNNLLLATTSTDGKCRIFATFIKGVDTKDSRAGTFSDSKFGELIVQLDLSFSWAFGVKWSPSGNTLAYAGHNSMIYFVDEVGPSPLAQNVAFRDLPLRDILFVSERMVIGVGFDCNPMAFAADERGIWSFIRFLGERKPASGSKYGSQFSEAFGKLYGQPRQGVGNDSVESSRLRGCVHENCINSIVPLRERGVSTIKRFSTSGLDGKVVIWDLEGQADLSQYL; translated from the exons ATGACAGCCATTGCAGTTCACCAGTTCGCTGAGTGCATCACTTGCCATGCTTGGAGCCCTGACCACTCCA TGGTCGCATTTTGTCCAAACAATAATGAAGTTCACATTTATAAATCATTACAAGACAACTGGGAGAGAGTACATGTTCTTCAAAAG CATGATCAGCTTATCTCTGGGATAGACTGGAGTGTTAGGTCAAACAGAATTGTGACTGCATCTCATGATCGAAATTC ATATGTTTGGAACCTTGAAGGATCAGAATGGGTACCAACCCTTGTCATTCTTAGACTAAACCGTGCTGCACTCTGTGTTCAGTGGAGTCCAAAAG AAAACAAGTTTGCTGTTGGGAGTGGGGCAAAAACTGTTTGCATATGCTACTATGAACAAGAGAACAATTG GTGGGTCAGTAAACTTATCAGGAAAAGACATGATTCTTCTGTGACAAATGTCGCTTGGCATCCCAATAAT CTGCTGCTTGCAACAACCTCAACGGATGGAAAATGTCGAATCTTTGCCACCTTCATTAAAGGTGTTGACACAAA GGATTCAAGAGCAGGCACATTTTCAGattcaaaatttggagag TTAATTGTTCAGCTTGATCTCTCATTCTCTTGGGCATTTGGCGTGAAGTGGTCACCAAGTGGCAATACCTTAGCTTATGCAG GTCACAATTCGATGATTTACTTTGTAGATGAAGTTGGTCCTTCTCCTCTAGCCCAGAATGTTGCATTCCGAGATTTGCCTCTTCGTGAT ATTCTATTTGTTTCTGAGAGAATGGTTATAGGTGTAGGCTTTGATTGCAATCCTATGGCCTTTGCTGCCGATGAAAGAGGGATCTG GAGCTTTATCAGATTTCTTGGTGAGAGGAAACCGGCATCAGGTTCAAAATATGGATCCCAG TTTTCAGAAGCATTTGGGAAGCTATATGGTCAACCGAGGCAAGGTGTTGGCAATGATTCAGTTGAATCTTCAAGATTGCGTGGATGTGTCCACGAGAATTGCATAAA TTCTATTGTGCCGCTTAGAGAGCGAGGGGTCTCCACTATAAAGCGGTTCAGCACTTCAG GTTTGGATGGAAAAGTGGTTATTTGGGACTTGGAGGGCCAGGCTGATCTATCTCAATACTTGTGA